A stretch of DNA from Dioscorea cayenensis subsp. rotundata cultivar TDr96_F1 chromosome 4, TDr96_F1_v2_PseudoChromosome.rev07_lg8_w22 25.fasta, whole genome shotgun sequence:
TCAGTGAATTGAAATTGGAATACCGaaaactgaagaagaagaagatcaaagaaTACCACAAGAAAGATGTTAAATTCTATGGCAAAATGTTTGCAAAGCTGCCCAAATTGGATTATCCAGAAGCCAATGTAAGCCATTTTCTCTCATCAGAAATCAAAGTTTACAAAACAATTAGCTAATCATCTAGTCTTCTCTTGAATATCAGAAAACTGGAGGCCAACCCGAAACAAAGCAGGAGCCGGAGCTGATGAATGTCGACAATGTGGCATGTGAGTGAACCATCATCCTCTGCATCTGAACTCTGAATTGATGTTAGCTTGCTGATTTGTTTCGCCAACTCTCCATTCTTCCAAAGAAACCCCTAGATCTCTAATCAAAAACTAGAAACAAATACTGTAAATAGCTTAGCTTATATCCATGAATCCTCTAAAAATAGGCAGCCATGAATTCAAGCTGTTCCCAGTTAGCACCTATACCTCTCCTTGTTATCCTCCCCACCACTAAGAAAACAACAAGATCTTCCACCTTTCCATCTCCCTCATCTCCGGCCatgctcttcctcttcctcctcctccttgtTGTTGCCACTACCGTCGTCGACGCTGCCTCAACCGACGCCATAGCCATGGCCGCCTTCTCCCACGGCATCAAAGGCCTCCCATCCCAATGGCAATCCGGCACTGACCCCTGCTCTCAATCATCAAAATGGCCCTTTGTCAGCTGCCGCAGCGGCCGTGTCACCTCTTTGAACCTGGCTAACAAAGCTCTTTCCGGCACCCTCCCCTCCTCCCTCTCCAACCTCCATGCTCTCACTGCTCTCAACCTCCAAAACAACCACTTCTCCGGCCCTCTTCCTTCCCTCTCCGGCCTTTCATCTCTCATCTCCGTCTTCCTtgactccaactccttctcctcaATCCCTCCTGACTTCTTCTCCCATCTCTCAAGCCTCACCACCATATCTCTTGATGACAACCCTCTCTCCCCTTGGTCCATTCCTGATGATCTCCAATCCTCTCAAAGACTTACCATTTTCTCCGCTCGTAACACCTCCCTCTCCGGTCACATCCCTGCCTTCTTCTCCACCTTCACTGATCTCACCACTCTCAAACTCTCCTACAATGACCTTTCTGGTCCCATCCCCTTAGGCCTTGCCAACCTTACCAAACTCCAAACCGTTGAGCTTGTCCGCAACAACCTCTCCGGCCGAGTCCCTCCTTTCAACTCCAATATTGTTGATGTCAAGACTGACGGAAACCCTTTGATTGGCAAGGACATTCCCcttgatgataatgataatgataatgataatgataataccAACAAGAACAACAGCAACAATAATGCTTCTTCCTCTCCAACAAGCTCCACCACTACAAACCCATCTTCCTCTGAAAATTCCACCAAAAAACTAGCACTCATCATAATTTTATCCATTCTTCTTGTCATCACACCCATTGCTGGATTCCTTTGGTTccggaagaagaaaagaagcaacaAAACCACATCAGAACTTCATGTAATCAGCACTATTGATCAAAACAACAAAGGGACGGAACAACTCcgcatcaccaccaccacttccAGCACCACCACCCCTTTTAGCTCTGGTGGCCATGAAGGATTGGCATTATCATATGAATCCTTAAAGCAAGCAACCAATAACTTCTCCGATGCCAACATTCTTGGCAAAGGTGGCTTCGGCGTTGTCTACCGGGGCGATATAAATGACATTCCGATCGCCGTCAAAAAGGGAACCTCCGATGCAATGGGactcaaaggaaaagaagagtTCTATGCGGAGATAGAAATGTTCAAGAAGGTGAAACACCGGAATTTGGTAGCATTACTTGGGCATTGTGTGGAAGGGAATGAAAGGTTGTTGGCTTATGAGTTCATGCCTGAAGGGACATTAGGACAACACTTGTTTAGACAAGGAGGGAGGAAAGGATTGACATGGAAACAGAGGTTGGTGATAGCTTTGGATGTGGCAAGAGGGATGGAGTACTTGCATAGCATGGCACAAGGGAGTTTTATACATAGAGATTTGAAGCCTTCTAATATATTGTTGGATAAGGATATGAGAGCAAAGGTTTCGGATTTTGGTTTGGTGAAGCTTGTTGACACTGAGAAGTCTATGATGACGAGGTTGGCTGGGACTTTTGGCTACTTGGCTCCTGAGTATGCTAGTAAGTTATTTTACGTGGTCTTCTTTACTTtaccatgcatgcatgtgcaCCTAATGGGTCTCGTTTAGGTGATTTTTGAACACTTCCATGCATGGAGTATGGACTAGTTGTTTAGGTGATTTACTTGGATTTTTACTTTACCATGCATGCAGATGCATAGTCACATTTACATTATTTTTACCATGTGATGCATGCACATGCATTGtctgaattatatatatgatgtttaCTTTGTCATGCAATGGTCTTATTCATgtgatttatatgattttttactTTAACTTGTATGCAAATGCATAtcttatttatgtgtttttttacttCAACATGCACGCAAatgcatattttatttatgtgctTTTTCCTTTGCCATGGATGGTCTCATTTacgttatttttattttatctaacaTGCAGATATATGCATTATTTTAACTTTGCCATGTATCATTTatgcatggttttttttttatgacatcTTTAATTTGTTTACTTTGCCATGCTTGATCTTTTTACGAGATCTTTAACTTGGGTTAGGTAATTAATTtgctattttagatatttttgttttcttgctaAAGTGAAAATTAGATCATGCAAAACACATTTGACATCTAAATTTATATGAGAGTTAGGGAGTGATTAGGCTTCTTATtaatttaagtttgtaaaaCACTTGGATAAGGTAATCTGTATACttaattaaagattattttatttttatcaaaaagatttttttaactatattatcCTCTTACATCTTAAAGTTTATATTATtggtaaaatatttaaagttttttttatttgcgatcattttattacaattttttaaaaaatattttaggatttaggtaaataatttaaaattttaaattacacatgaaaattttctttttatacaaTATACTTTATAGAGATATAAATACCCACATGGAAAAATAGCTATTCTTATTCCTTATTTTCTCTCAAATATTTCTCttactctctcactctctctgaaatttatttttcatgataaatATATAGAGATAAAAATGCCCACATAGAAAAATAGCTATTCCCATTCTTTATTTTCTgtcaaatattctttttttcttactaTTTCTTTTGTAGGAGAGAATTAAACACAATACTCTTTTATTTCCTATTCAAACACTCCTCCATCTTGGTCACTTcttcaaagatatatatatataacatgctAGCTAGATGTTAAAActtaaatattgtttaaattaatatttactaaattatatcATACATTGCAGTCACaggaaaaataacaataaaagcaGATGTGTATGCATATGGTGTGATTCTAATGGAAATAATAATGGGAAGAAAAGTATTAGATGAATCAAGACCAGAGGAAGACACACATTTAGTATCGACATTTCATCGATGTTACGAAGACAAGCAAAATTTTCTCAACGATGTCGACACATCAATGGAACTCGACGATGAATCTCGCCGTGAAATCTTGAAGGTGGCTGAGCTTAGCATCTATTGCACGGCTAGTGATCCGGCGCAGAGGCCGGACATGAGCCATTCTGTGTCTGTTCTTGCTCCTCTTCTTGATCATTGGAAGCCGGCCGGTCTGCCGGCTTCGCCGTCTGGGAGTCATGTAGGATCATGCATGACCTTAACTGAAAGACTTGAGAGATGGAATTATGGTGATTGTACAACTACAATGGATTTGTTGAGCAGTATCAATGGGCGTAGTGGTGATACTGAATACAATGGTGATGTTGTTAGTGAGTCAATGAATTCAAGATAGATGTGTTTTGGGTCCTTGTCTTGTTGGTGAGTTAATTTGGTGTGTTTTGTTGATATATGTTTGGATGGAGATCAATAAGGGCCTGGATTGTGATTATAAGAAAaggatttcctttttttttcttttaagttttttttattaatttagatttaCGGTTGTTAATTTAAAAGTTTGCGATGTGTGTAAAtgtatattatttacatgattttTACTTTACCATGCATGGTCTTATTTGCGTGTGATATTTTACTTTTCCATGCATGCAtatgtatgttttctttactgTAGTTCATGGTTTTATTTACATGATTTATGTGATTTTCACTTTACCATGCATGCAGATGCATAATTGatttatgtgatttttattttttattttttgaaaaaaatggataaaccacatgcattaatagGAAAAATAGTACAAAATACAGGACTAGCTTAGACCAACCACAAGAAGTGGAGTAAGCAACCACAACGACTAGGACACAAAACAGGGGGGAAGCAAACCCCTGCACCCCCACCCCCCAAGAGACCACTCACAGGGGAAACAAAAGCTCAGAAACTACACCACGCCAGGGGAGGAAGGAGGCTCAGGGGGGACAGACTCTGTGTCCCTAGAGGAGATGAACTCAAGACTCCGCTTGATCTTCTTCAGCGGCTCCTCCAATTTCGCTCTCTTGGAATCTGGCACTGCATTACACCACAGGAGCACCATatgaacaattttaataataatagtaacagTAGAGGCACAAGCAGAGGAAAAAATGCGTGCATTTCGCTCAAGCCAAATGTTCTAGGTGATGGCTCGAATCAGCAAGTCCAAGAAAGAGGACAAGGATTTTCTAATGGACGAACGCCAAGTCCCCCATAATTCTTTTAAAGAGGTCGGGCTGCCTCGGATCTCGAAAAGCTGACCAAAGAAGCTCCAAATGTGCAGTACAGGGCAATGGGTAAACAGATGATTTGATGACTCCACATCCGCATGACACATCACACAAGTGGGAGTAGGAAAGGGGTTGCAGCGCCTGTAAGCTAAGTTTTCCAAAGTCAAGATCTTATCGTCCCAAGCTAACCAGTTGAATAGATTGACCTTCTTAGGACAGCAACTCTTGAGGATGATAGGGGTCTAGTGGCAACGTAGACCTCTATCATTCAAGAAGTTGTAAAAGGATTTGACCGAAAAGGCACCATTCGAGGATAGACGCCAATACCTCCGATCGGCAGCCAAGAGTAAGAGCGCTCTAATGTTTTCAAATACCCTTCTAATTGGAGCGTAATCCCCCAACGGAGGCCCCCCAGGTGCCTCAGCCAGATCCCTCACTGTACACTCTTTGTTGCTAGCTGACAGATACAGGTGGGGCCAGATGTCTGCAGGGGAACGACCCTCCACCCAGTTGTCATGCCAGAATAGGGTGGTAAACCCGTCACCCACAGAAGTCACAACGTTGATTCGGAAGGCAGGTAGGGATTGTAAAATCCCATTCCACAGGAAGGATCTTCTGGCCCTACGCTTGTGAAAAAGATTCCAGTAAGGAATTctactaaaataattttcttgaaaaatgGCCTCCCCACACCACCTACTTCCCGAGAGGATCTTCAACCACCATTTTCCGA
This window harbors:
- the LOC120258787 gene encoding receptor-like kinase TMK2; amino-acid sequence: MNSSCSQLAPIPLLVILPTTKKTTRSSTFPSPSSPAMLFLFLLLLVVATTVVDAASTDAIAMAAFSHGIKGLPSQWQSGTDPCSQSSKWPFVSCRSGRVTSLNLANKALSGTLPSSLSNLHALTALNLQNNHFSGPLPSLSGLSSLISVFLDSNSFSSIPPDFFSHLSSLTTISLDDNPLSPWSIPDDLQSSQRLTIFSARNTSLSGHIPAFFSTFTDLTTLKLSYNDLSGPIPLGLANLTKLQTVELVRNNLSGRVPPFNSNIVDVKTDGNPLIGKDIPLDDNDNDNDNDNTNKNNSNNNASSSPTSSTTTNPSSSENSTKKLALIIILSILLVITPIAGFLWFRKKKRSNKTTSELHVISTIDQNNKGTEQLRITTTTSSTTTPFSSGGHEGLALSYESLKQATNNFSDANILGKGGFGVVYRGDINDIPIAVKKGTSDAMGLKGKEEFYAEIEMFKKVKHRNLVALLGHCVEGNERLLAYEFMPEGTLGQHLFRQGGRKGLTWKQRLVIALDVARGMEYLHSMAQGSFIHRDLKPSNILLDKDMRAKVSDFGLVKLVDTEKSMMTRLAGTFGYLAPEYAITGKITIKADVYAYGVILMEIIMGRKVLDESRPEEDTHLVSTFHRCYEDKQNFLNDVDTSMELDDESRREILKVAELSIYCTASDPAQRPDMSHSVSVLAPLLDHWKPAGLPASPSGSHVGSCMTLTERLERWNYGDCTTTMDLLSSINGRSGDTEYNGDVVSESMNSR